In Archocentrus centrarchus isolate MPI-CPG fArcCen1 chromosome 22, fArcCen1, whole genome shotgun sequence, one DNA window encodes the following:
- the dhrs7 gene encoding dehydrogenase/reductase SDR family member 7 yields MDCCIVSALTWFIPLYLLIHLLCFIFADADFTLLWASLAGYRPERKLKGLVVWITGASSGIGEELAYQLAKCGSRLILSARRENELNRVKHHCLENSDLKDEDILVLPLDLLERTSHEEKAKTAIHYFGHIDILINNGGRSQRSLFLETNVDVYQALMELNFLGTVSITKQVLPHMTQRGSGSIVTVSSLVGLAGAPLATGYSASKHALQGFFNSLRTELADYPKILISTVCPGPVQSQIVSNVFTEELNKPVATVGSQEHKMSTSRCVRLMLVGIANGVKEMWIAQQPFLLFYYAWQYAPTFAWAITDLLGRKRVQNFKAGLDADSAYFTKPKTS; encoded by the exons ATGGACTGCTGCATTGTGTCAGCTCTGACCTGGTTTATACCACTTTATTTACTCATCCACTTACTGTGTTTCATTTTCGCGGATGCGGACTTCACTCTGCTGTGGGCAAGTCTGGCAGGGTACAGGCCAG AGAGAAAGCTGAAAGggctggtggtgtggatcactGGAGCCTCCAGTGGTATTGGAGAAGAGCTGGCCTACCAGCTGGCAAAGTGTGGCTCCCGTCTCATCCTTTCTGCTCGCCGTGAGAATGAGCTAAACAGAGTGAAACATCACTGCCTAG AGAACTCCGACCTTAAAGATGAGGATATTCTTGTTCTTCCACTTGATTTGCTGGAGAGGACATCGCATgaggaaaaagcaaaaacagcaatTCACTACTTTGGACAT ATTGATATCCTCATTAACAATGGTGGCCGAAGTCAGCGCTCCTTGTTCTTGGAAACCAATGTGGATGTGTACCAGGCCTTGATGGAGCTCAACTTCTTAGGTACGGTCTCTATAACCAAGCAGGTGCTGCCTCACATGACGCAGCGCGGCAGTGGGAGCATCGTTACTGTCAGCAGCCTAGTTGGCCTCGCTGGGGCGCCTCTTGCAACAGGATACTCTGCGAGCAAACATGCTCTTCAG GGCTTTTTCAATTCTCTTCGAACTGAGCTGGCTGACTATCCAAAAATACTAATTAGCACAGTGTGTCCAGGGCCAGTCCAATCACAAATCGTCAGCAATGTCTTCACAGAGGAACTGAACAAG CCTGTGGCAACAGTTGGAAGCCAGGAACACAAAATGTCAACAAGTCGCTGTGTGCGTTTAATGCTAGTGGGAATTGCCAATGGTGTCAAGGAAATGTGGATTGCACAGCAGCCCTTCCTCCTGTTTTACTATGCGTGGCAGTATGCGCCCACATTCGCCTGGGCCATCACAGACCTGTTGGGAAGAAAGAGAGTGCAGAATTTTAAAGCTGGTCTG GATGCAGACTCTGCATACTTCACTAAACCAAAGACCTCCTGA